One region of Candidatus Riesia pediculischaeffi genomic DNA includes:
- the rsmA gene encoding 16S rRNA (adenine(1518)-N(6)/adenine(1519)-N(6))-dimethyltransferase RsmA: MKPYSLRSKKRLGQNFLNDPFVQDRIISCFNPKSGQSIIEIGTGLGNLTIPIYERIKHRFITIEIDRDLVHYVLFFHSEIFKVVRILEFDIMKLHLDLLIKKSTKYRIFGSLPYNIAIPIMLKFLSRYENLFDMHFVLQEEIADRLTAKPNHKSYGRISVLFQYYFKIDRFFDISSKSFNPVPKVNSTFVRFRPHKNFYPSCEIDLLQLITRVAFHQRRKKILNSLKGLFSIDDYKKLHIDENMRAENLTVLDYCNLSNELSSKRRHDHFEE, translated from the coding sequence ATGAAACCCTATTCCTTAAGATCTAAGAAGAGGTTAGGACAAAATTTTTTAAACGACCCTTTTGTTCAAGATCGAATTATTTCATGTTTTAACCCAAAATCTGGACAGTCTATCATTGAGATCGGAACAGGTTTAGGAAATCTTACAATACCAATATATGAAAGGATAAAACATAGATTTATCACGATAGAAATCGATCGAGATCTGGTTCATTATGTACTATTTTTTCATTCTGAGATCTTTAAAGTTGTACGGATTTTAGAATTTGATATCATGAAATTGCATCTTGATCTTCTTATTAAAAAATCTACCAAATATAGGATCTTCGGCAGTTTACCGTACAATATTGCCATCCCAATAATGTTAAAGTTTCTTTCACGTTACGAAAACTTATTTGACATGCATTTCGTGCTTCAAGAAGAGATAGCAGACAGATTAACCGCGAAACCTAACCATAAATCATACGGTCGTATTAGCGTTCTTTTTCAATATTATTTTAAGATCGATCGATTTTTTGATATATCTTCAAAATCTTTCAACCCTGTTCCAAAGGTAAATTCTACCTTCGTACGGTTTCGTCCACATAAAAATTTTTATCCTTCTTGTGAAATAGATCTATTGCAATTAATTACAAGAGTTGCTTTTCATCAAAGAAGAAAAAAAATCTTAAATAGTCTTAAAGGATTGTTCAGTATCGATGATTATAAAAAGTTACATATCGATGAAAATATGCGGGCAGAAAATTTAACAGTTTTAGATTATTGTAATCTATCGAACGAACTTTCTTCAAAAAGAAGACATGATCATTTCGAAGAGTGA
- the pdxA gene encoding 4-hydroxythreonine-4-phosphate dehydrogenase PdxA: MENIQKTFVITTGEPSGIGPDILIKLVQRRWPVRLVTISDPFLLIERAKSLNLRLNLIPYSKSYSIHLQPRRSIYIKPIQLRHPVIPGKLDKRNSKYVIEMLRKSCFGCLRGDFDGIITGPVHKGIINDCGTQFTGHTEFLASLCNIERTVMLLVSNTLKVAFLTTHVSLRDVPNLINVKSLTDTLLILHNEISSIFNIPNPIIHVCGLNPHAGEQGYFGKEEIEVISPTISALNKKGLNVHGPFPADSIFQKENLKHIDVVLAMYHDQGMPVLKNIGFFHSVNLTLGLPFIRTSVDHGTALQIAGTSEVEESSMIEALKLAIEIS, from the coding sequence ATGGAAAATATTCAAAAGACGTTCGTAATAACTACCGGAGAACCTTCCGGTATAGGTCCAGATATACTAATCAAATTAGTTCAACGTAGGTGGCCGGTGAGATTAGTTACCATATCTGATCCGTTTCTATTAATAGAAAGAGCAAAATCTCTCAATTTAAGATTAAATTTGATTCCATATTCTAAGAGTTATTCGATACACCTTCAACCAAGGCGTTCGATCTACATAAAACCAATTCAACTTAGACACCCTGTCATACCAGGTAAACTCGACAAGAGAAATAGCAAATATGTAATCGAGATGCTAAGAAAATCTTGTTTCGGATGTTTAAGAGGTGATTTTGATGGAATAATAACGGGACCGGTTCATAAAGGAATAATCAACGATTGCGGTACACAGTTTACTGGGCATACTGAATTTTTGGCATCGCTTTGCAATATAGAAAGAACAGTCATGCTTCTAGTATCTAATACACTAAAGGTCGCTTTTTTGACGACACACGTCTCTTTAAGAGATGTTCCGAATCTGATCAATGTTAAAAGTTTAACGGATACTTTGTTGATCCTTCATAATGAGATCAGCTCGATTTTTAATATTCCTAATCCAATTATTCATGTATGTGGATTAAATCCTCATGCTGGAGAACAAGGATATTTTGGAAAAGAAGAGATTGAAGTGATTTCTCCGACGATCTCTGCTCTAAATAAAAAAGGGTTGAACGTACATGGTCCGTTTCCTGCAGATTCTATCTTCCAGAAAGAAAATCTTAAACATATTGATGTGGTGTTAGCTATGTATCATGATCAAGGAATGCCAGTTTTAAAAAACATTGGATTCTTTCATTCTGTTAATCTAACTTTAGGATTACCGTTTATTCGAACATCAGTAGATCATGGAACAGCTCTACAAATTGCTGGGACTTCAGAGGTTGAGGAAAGTAGTATGATAGAAGCACTAAAATTGGCTATTGAGATTTCATAA
- the djlA gene encoding co-chaperone DjlA encodes MQYFGRIIGIILGMMMGTHLFSIIMGFIIGHIYDKNINGKYFNEKYKDENIDLSFITIVFQVLGYLSKSKGMVTKTDIKMAINIMEEMQLCNHYENFAKNAFLCGKKDTFLLKNVLNKLRHNFSNKPELIQYFLEIQIRAAFSDHFLHHRERNVLLTIIRELNISLQDFEWIFKKEAIKSGFYAQYSNFFQNEYNDQQRSSYQKDINLAEAYSILKIAPNSDMDQVKRSYRALMKKYHPDKLYSKGLSKADLDKANRKAQRIQSAYNLIRNSKNIG; translated from the coding sequence ATGCAATATTTCGGAAGAATAATTGGAATTATTTTAGGGATGATGATGGGAACTCATCTTTTCAGCATAATTATGGGATTTATAATTGGACATATATACGATAAAAATATTAATGGAAAATATTTTAACGAAAAATATAAAGATGAAAACATAGATTTATCGTTCATAACTATTGTTTTTCAGGTTTTAGGATATCTATCAAAATCAAAAGGAATGGTAACTAAGACAGATATTAAAATGGCTATAAATATCATGGAAGAAATGCAACTTTGCAATCATTATGAAAATTTTGCAAAAAACGCCTTTTTATGTGGTAAGAAAGATACATTTCTATTAAAAAATGTGTTGAATAAACTTCGCCACAATTTTTCAAACAAACCAGAACTAATTCAATATTTTTTAGAGATACAAATTAGAGCCGCATTTTCCGATCATTTCTTGCATCATAGGGAAAGAAACGTTTTATTGACAATCATAAGGGAGCTAAACATATCTTTGCAAGATTTCGAATGGATATTTAAAAAAGAAGCAATTAAATCTGGGTTTTATGCTCAATATTCTAATTTTTTTCAAAATGAATACAATGATCAACAAAGATCTTCTTACCAGAAGGATATTAACTTAGCTGAGGCTTACAGCATATTAAAGATTGCTCCAAATTCTGATATGGATCAAGTTAAAAGATCTTATCGTGCTCTCATGAAAAAATATCATCCAGACAAGTTGTATTCGAAAGGATTATCTAAAGCTGACTTAGATAAAGCAAATAGAAAAGCACAAAGAATCCAATCTGCCTATAACTTGATTAGAAATTCAAAAAATATCGGATAA
- a CDS encoding ATP-binding cassette domain-containing protein, with the protein MIKAQSVLYNCQGLSMHLDFQIKKGEKVSILGPNGSGKSTLLNLISGFYHPSGGNIFIDGSNHTCTPPSFRPISIIFQGNNLFSHLTVFQNISLGVSYKLRLSEEKRKMIDEIIELTELNGCRNKFPTQISGGQKQLVALARCLIRKQPIMLLDEPFSSIDAISKEKILNILNQVCCEEKITLLTVLHDFKDATRVSDRFIVLKKGFVVYDGSVAQENHLLWKHLDPFRQRIF; encoded by the coding sequence ATGATTAAAGCACAATCTGTTCTTTACAATTGTCAAGGTCTATCTATGCATCTTGATTTTCAGATTAAAAAAGGAGAGAAAGTTTCTATACTTGGACCAAATGGATCTGGGAAAAGCACATTGTTGAACCTGATATCTGGGTTTTATCATCCTTCTGGAGGTAATATATTCATCGACGGATCTAATCATACTTGTACTCCTCCATCTTTCCGTCCAATATCCATAATTTTTCAAGGTAATAATTTATTTTCTCATCTTACAGTTTTTCAAAATATATCTCTCGGAGTTTCTTATAAATTACGGTTATCAGAAGAAAAAAGAAAGATGATAGATGAAATTATAGAACTTACGGAGCTTAACGGATGTAGAAATAAATTTCCAACTCAAATCTCAGGTGGACAAAAACAACTTGTCGCACTAGCTCGTTGTTTGATTAGAAAACAACCTATTATGTTGTTAGATGAACCGTTTTCTTCAATCGATGCTATTTCAAAAGAAAAAATTTTAAACATTCTTAATCAAGTTTGTTGTGAGGAGAAGATTACCTTATTGACCGTTTTACATGATTTTAAAGATGCGACCAGAGTTTCTGATCGATTCATCGTATTAAAAAAGGGTTTCGTCGTTTATGATGGATCTGTTGCTCAAGAAAATCATCTTTTATGGAAACATCTTGATCCATTCCGCCAGAGAATATTTTAA